The Acidaminococcales bacterium genome contains the following window.
ATAGCCTCGGCCAAATTTTTGCCGATAGCGATGCTTAGTCCCGTGCTTTGGGTTCTATGCTGCGCGCTTACGTCCGATTGGGAGAGCATTTTAAAGATATCGCCAATGCTTTCAGGAACAATGCCCGTGCCGGTATCGCTTACAGTAAAAGTAAGCAGGGCGCCGTCGCTAACATCCTCATGTCCCACGCACAGCTTCACGCTGCCTGTCCGCGTGTTTTTGACAGAATTGTTCAAAATGTTGGTAAGTATCTGCTTGACACGCAATTCGTCGCCAATTAAAACGCTAGGCAGGGACGGGTCAACGTCAACGAGAAAGGACAGATTTTTTTCCATTGCCCGCAGATTGGCCACATTGGCAATATCGCTGATCATATCGGCCACGCTATAATTTTGCATGACCAATTCAAGCGTTTCGGTGTCTATTTTGGAAAAGTCCAAAATATCGTTTATTATTTGCAGCAAAGAATCAGACGCGGTCAAAATGTTTTTAACATAATCTTTTTGCAATTCATTAAGCGGCGTCATGTTCAGAAGATTGCTCATGCCCAGTACGGCGTTCATCGGCGTCCTGATCTCATGGCTGATGTTAGTAAGGAAATAGCTCTTGGCCTTGGACGCCGCTTCCGCTTTTTCTTTCATCATGGCCATTTCGGTTATGTCGTGCATAAGGAAATATACGCCCTGAAAGGCTTTGTTCTCATTGAACACAGGAGAAATATATATGTTTACGTACATCCCCCGTCCATCGAAAAAATCTATATGCTCATTATAATTTACCAAAGATTCCCGGCCATTGGTTACATCCCGGCATTTTTCCGCGGCAATGGCGACCCATTCATTGTTAAAAGAATTCCTGAATACTTCGTCCAATAAAAGATCGTTTAACTCTGCCGGATCGGAAAACCCAAAATTTTCGCACAAAAGCTTGCCTGTACCGATTTTATAATGCAGCTCGGTGTCAAATACGACAAGAAAACTCGGACAGGCTTCCAATAAGATACTGCTGCAAAAACATTGCCTCGCTCCCCCGGTTTTCCGATAAACGCCGGGGGGCGCCGCCTTTTCCAGCCAAAAGGGCAGATCTTCATTTTCATAGCCTGCAAGTTCCAGCAAAAGCTGTTTCTGCTCGTCAAGGGTAAGTGGCAGCCGCTTGTTTTTCCATTCCATAAAAGTCAATCCTTCGCGCATAATATAAATCGTATTTGCTTTTCATTTTTTCGTAATTTATTATATAACAGGACAAAGACAATAACAGCAAAAATCACGCAAATGAAATCCAACACTGTTCCCGGATTAAAACATGAACAAGATTTGCGAGATAATTTGCCGCGTTTTGCGGCGCAAAACATCGGCGGACCGTAGAGCTTCAGAGCAAAGCAGGTCGGCAAATCGGCCGCAAAGGCAGCGTTATTTTAATCCGGGAACAATATAAAGCAAACAATGGCATAACTTCCCATGCAGACCTTTAAAGGCCGATAGCGGCGAACAAATGCGCTCTTTCGCGCGGCAAGCGCCGGTCATGGAAAGACCCCCCTTATTTTTTTCGCCCTGACCACGCGCTCTAAAGCAACCATATAAGCCGCCATGCGCAGGGGAAGCTTTCTTTCCACGCTTACCTGCCATACATCGTTGAAGGCTTTCCGCATTATCTTTTCCAGATTGTTGTTGATATAGTCCTCATCCCACATAAAAGCTTCCAAGTTCTGCACCCATTCAAAATAAGACACGACCACGCCCCCGGCGTTGGCCAGTATATCCGGGACGACCACAATCCCGTTTCGTGCCAATATTTTGTCGGCTTCAACCGTTGTCGGGCCGTTCGCGCCTTCAAGTATGATGCCGGCCTGTATTTGCGCGGCGTTCTTTTCGTTTATCTGATTTTCCATAGCGGCCGGAACCAGCACATCCACGGCAAGCCGCCAGAATTCCTCCGCCGTTATGGTCTCGAGGCCCGGCTCGGCGTAGCCGGCAAGCGATTTTCTGTTGTTTCCGGCATATTCAAGCGCGGCGGAAGCGTCAATGCCGTCCTTTTTATAAAAAATCCCGCCGGAATCGCTTATCGACACGATCTTAAATCCCCGCTCCCGCATGAGCTTAGCGGCAATGCCGCCCACATTGCCGAAACCCTGCACTGCGACCGTCATGCCGGCGGCTTGCTTTCCGATTTTTTCCAGATAATTCAGCAATGTAAACATGACGCCGCGGCCGGTCGCCTCCACCCGTCCCAGCGAGCCGCCGATTTCCAGCGGTTTGCCGGTAACAATCGCCGGCACGGCGTAACCTTTGAACATGCTGAAAGCGTCCATCATCCAGGCCATCACCTGTCCGTCGGTGTTCACGTCTGGCGCCGGTATGTCCCTTTCCGGGCCGATTATCGGCAGTATTTGGGCGACATAGCGTTTGGTCAGGCGCGTGAGCTCCGCCCGGGAAAGTTTCCCCGGATCGACCTTGACACCGCCTTTGGCGCCGCCGTAAGGTATGTTTACCAGCGCGCATTTCCAAGTCATCCAAGCGGCCAGGGCCTTGACCTCGTCAAGATCCGCTTTGGGATGAAAGCGCACGCCGCCCTTGCAAGGGCCGCGGGTACTGCTGTGCTGCACGCGGTATCCCTCGAATATTTCCGTATGGCCGTCATCCATAACCACCGGCACGGAAACGATCAATTCGCGTTCAGGATAGCGCAACCCGACATAGTCATTATAACTGAACCCCATGTGCTTTCCCGCCTCGTCCAGGACTGCCAGCATGTTTTCATACGGGCTGTATTTGTCAGTCATAATTTCCCTCCCAAACTGCCGCCTGCTAAAATTATATCATGTTTGCGTATCCCGGCCAAATCCCGGCCCATGCCGGCCCCTGCCAAAACAAAGACAGGTTTGGGGGCCGCTTTGCCGCCCCACGTGAACGCAAAACGCGGAGGCAAACGTCCGATGGGCGGCATGAAATCAGCCGCGAAGTCTCCATGCCGAGAAACGGCATAATGGCCGTAAAAATCCGCCGCCCCGATCCGTTTGCTCAATCCTTTGCCAATAGCTGCTTGTTATAAGTTTTGGCCGTATAAAGGGCGGCTACCGGATTGTGCCCAAGCAGACGGTCTTTGGCGATCAGAGTTGTCGCCAGGGCGTCCGAATGTCGGCAAAACAGGGCGTCATGCCCGACACAAAGGCCGATGAGCACGTTAAGGTCGGTCTTTTTCTTGTTAAGCAGTTTAGCCTGCAATATAGGATTGCAAAGCGATTCATGCGCTGCCCCTTTATTTATCTTGTCCTCCGGCCTTATGCCGATCGCCGTTTTATCTGTGGCGCCGACTTTGCAAAGGACGCTATAGCTTGCAAGCCCTTTGGCTTCCACGACGCGGGCGAACACGCGCGCCTCCTCCGCCAGCCCGGCGCAGGTGGCTATGCCGATCTTTTTCGCGCCGATCCTTTTGGCAAATTCTATTATTTCCTCCGCGCGGGTAAGCTGCCGGTAAAATATCCCTTCCACTTCGCCGGAAGCTTTGGCTGCTTTGGAATATTCCGGGTGCGTGCGGTAAATAGCGAGCGCTTCTTCGTTCTCTTTAGCCGAAGCCTTAGTGAGGCAAAATTCAGGAAATTCCCCGTCCAGCGAACGGCAATTGTGCACGCCGCACTCGGAACAGCTTAACGCCTTTTTATCTTTTTTCGTTTTTGCTTCTCCCATCTTTTCCTCCCCGATTGACAAAATTCATTAAATCGCCCGCCATCTCCAAGCCGGCCGCTACCCGTTTGTTGCCGTAACCGGAAAACAGTTTGGCAAGCCTCTTTTCTTCGCGCCTTTTTAACTGCGCGTAAAGGGCGGCTAACTCTTCGCCCAAAGGCGTGAGTTTATAACGCACTTCCTTCTGGTTGTCCGGCAGGCGGACCGGCGACAGCAGCTTCTTCGCGGCCATCCGCGCCGTCAGCTTGGATACGCCGCCTTTGGTCATGCCGGTATTTTGGGCCAAACCGGTTGTATTGAGCTCTTCGTTGCATTGTATTTGAGCTATAATGCCACATTCCGCCAAAGAAAGGTCAAGAGCCGTTAGTTCCCGGTCGCCCGTTGCTTCAATGGCCGATTCCAGCAATGCCTTCTCTTGTGCTTCAAGCTGCGCCAAACTGTGAAACAAAGTCAGGATCATGCCGGCCAGTTTTTCAATGTTAGCTTTTTTGCCGCTCATACAACACTCCGATAAAAATCGTAAATATCATTTGCCGAATTATCTTGTCGCTCATGTTTAATAATAGCACAAATACCTTTTTACATAAACACATAAATTGCATCCTCGTTGTATTCATTTGCGGTTTGCTTACAATTGGCTTGCAATATGTTATAATAATTCGCAAACAGGCGGCCATGGTTCGCGCCGGTCGCCAAAGTCTGGGCGCCGCCCGGGAAAGTGGGTGTTTATATGGGCGCGCTCTGCGGCCGCATAAAAAAACTTTGCGGGGAAATATACGGGCAGGTGGTAGAAATACGTCACGCCCTGCATCAAAATCCGGAACTGGGCTACAAAGAATATCAAACGGCCGCTTTGATCGAAAGTTACTTGAAGAAGTGGGGGGTTCCCTATAGCCGGCTGCCCCGCAGCACGGCGATAATCGCAAAGGCAGACGGACGGGCGGGCGGGCGCTGCGTGGCCATCAGGGCGGATATGGACGCGCTCCCGATACAGGAGGAGACCGGGCTTTCTTATCAATCCCGCTCGCCCGGCGTCATGCATGCCTGCGGCCATGACCTGCATACGGCCAACTTGCTCGGCGTGTGCTATATAATCAACAATTTGCGGGACGAATTTTCCGGCAGCATCAAATTCTTTTTTCAGCCGGCGGAAGAAATCGGCGGCGGCGCCCAGGAAATAATTGACGGCGGCGGCCTGGAAAACCCCAAGGTCGCCGCCGTCCTGGCGGCGCACGCGAGCGAAGGCATCCCGGTCGGCAAAATAAGGGTAAAAGCGCAAGAAACCATGCTGGCCTCGACCGGCTTTGCCATTGCCCTGTCCGGACGCGGCGGACACGGCGCGGCTCCCCACCAAACCGACGACATAATATTGGCCGCCGCCAAATTTGTTGCCGAACTGCAAAGCATACCTAGCCGCAAACACAATTTCCTTGACCCGTCCGTTATAACCGTATGCAGCATTCACGGCGGCACGGCCGGCAACATCATTCCCAAAGAATTGACGCTGTCCGGCACGATCAGGGCGCAAAATGGCCGGTTGCTGCCTAAAATTGAAGAAAGCGTAAAAACGCTGCTGACAGCCCTTGAAATGACAACAGGGGTCAAAGGCGCGGCATTTTTCCGCCGGGGATCGGGCGCTGTCTATAACGACCCGGACCTTACCGAAACATTCACCGGCGCGGCGGCAAAGATAATCGGCGCGGAAAACATCCTGAAAGCAGAATTTCCCGTCAATGGCTCGGAAAACTTCTTTCTTTTCAGCAGCCGCGTCCCATCCGTATTTTTTCACTTCGGCGTGGCAGAAGAAGATGCCGTGGCTCAATATCCGGCGCACAGCCCGTTTTTTTTAGCCTCCGATCAATCCTTCATGACTTCTTTGCCCGTAACCGCCGCCGCCGCCCTCGCTTTTTTGGAAAGCCGCCAAACGGATCCGCCCGCCGCCACCAAGTAAATTTTTGTATTCGGCAACCAAAAGGGGCTTTTAATACTGTTGCCAGATTAAAACACGGCTAAGGTCTGCGCGATAATTCGCCGCCCGGCGCGGACAAAACACAGGCGGATCTGTAAATCCGGCGAGGCTTTAGGGAAAAGCGTCCTAACCCTTGCAAGCGGCGCGGCGAGCAAGTATAATGAGTGAAAGAAGGGCGCGGGAAAGAAAAAAAAACATTTTAACAGAAGGAGCTTGATAATAATTATGAACGCCAAAGCGGAAAAGTTTGTCGAAATGACCAAAGAGAACAATATTACCTGTTTTACGGTCACGGAACTGCCGGATGAGCTGGAAACGGTAGTTTTTCGCTCAACGATGGAAATAGACGGCCAGCAGCTGCCGGTGGCGGTGCTGATCGACAAGAGCATTTTTGTCGTCGTCCGTACCGTCATATTGCAAAAGCTGCCGGACAAGGCGGGAGTACAAGACAGCGTGGAAAAATACGCCGCCGCCGCGAACGGAAATTTCAAGGTTTTTAAGTATTACCTCAAGGAAAACAACTTCATCCTCGACATGTGCCTCCCGGCCACGGACAGTTCCTTCGACCCGGATATGGTGAGGGCGCTTTTGGATCTGGCCATCAAGCATTTGCAGGAAAAATACAGGGAGCTGATGCGGATAGTCTGGAGCGGGGACTGACCGGGCGCCTTGCCGTGAGCCGGGCGGCTTTTGGCTTCGGAAAATTTGCTGTTGCGCTCTGTTGAATTTTGTTATATAATAGCAGAGCGCAGAGTTTTTTCACAAAAATGGCAAATGTTCATTTGTACCCTATGCTTTTTCTGTCCGCATGGCGCAGGCATTGGAGAGGGGCATAGGCGGCAAGCGTGTTATAACTGAATAAAACTCATCAAGAGTTGGCGGAGGGACTGGCCCGATGAAGCCGCGGCAACCATGGCTTGACCAAACGGTGCCAATTCCTGCGGCTTCAGGCCGTGAGATGGGGATAATTAAACTTGTTATTCCCAAAGCTTTTTGGGATTTTTTGTTTTTGGCAAAACATATAAAGGAAGGTTGATTAAAAATGGCAAATTCACGCAAACTGTTTACATCCGAATCAGTTACCGAGGGACATCCCGATAAAATGGCCGACCAGATATCGGACGCTATCCTTGACGAAATCATGGCGCGCGACCCCCAGGGGCGGGTGGCCTGCGAAACGCTGGTTACTACCGGCCAGGTGCACGTAGTGGGGGAGATAACGACAAACTGCTACATCGACATACCGAAAATTGTCCGCGGCGCCGTCATAGACATCGGCTACAACCAGGCTGAAATCGGTTTCAACGGCGCCACTTGCGGCATACTGGTATCTATCGACGAACAGTCGGCCGACATCGCCATGGGCGTCAATAAGGCGCTGGAAGCGCGCGAGGGCGGACAAATGGATGCGGAAGAAGCCGTCGGCGCCGGCGATCAAGGCATGATGTTCGGGTACGCCAGCGATGAAACCCCCGAATTAATGCCGGCGCCGATAAGTTTCGCCCACAAGCTGGCCCGCCGCCTGGCCGAAGTACGCAAGGACGGGACGCTTCTTTATCTGCGCCCGGACGGCAAGACGCAGGTAACGGTGGAATATGAGAACGGCAAGCCCGTGTTCGTCGACACGATAGTCATATCCACCCAGCACGCGCCACAGGTGGGTTTGGCGCAGATCGCCGCCGACATGAAGGAGTACGTCATAAAACCGGTGATCGATGCCCAATTACTGTCCGGCAAGACCAAATATTATGTAAATCCGACCGGGCGCTTTGTCGTGGGCGGGCCGCAGGGGGATGCGGGGTTGACCGGCCGCAAGATCATCGTCGATACCTATGGCGGCATGGCCAGGCACGGC
Protein-coding sequences here:
- a CDS encoding Glu/Leu/Phe/Val dehydrogenase, with the protein product MTDKYSPYENMLAVLDEAGKHMGFSYNDYVGLRYPERELIVSVPVVMDDGHTEIFEGYRVQHSSTRGPCKGGVRFHPKADLDEVKALAAWMTWKCALVNIPYGGAKGGVKVDPGKLSRAELTRLTKRYVAQILPIIGPERDIPAPDVNTDGQVMAWMMDAFSMFKGYAVPAIVTGKPLEIGGSLGRVEATGRGVMFTLLNYLEKIGKQAAGMTVAVQGFGNVGGIAAKLMRERGFKIVSISDSGGIFYKKDGIDASAALEYAGNNRKSLAGYAEPGLETITAEEFWRLAVDVLVPAAMENQINEKNAAQIQAGIILEGANGPTTVEADKILARNGIVVVPDILANAGGVVVSYFEWVQNLEAFMWDEDYINNNLEKIMRKAFNDVWQVSVERKLPLRMAAYMVALERVVRAKKIRGVFP
- the metK gene encoding methionine adenosyltransferase, with the translated sequence MANSRKLFTSESVTEGHPDKMADQISDAILDEIMARDPQGRVACETLVTTGQVHVVGEITTNCYIDIPKIVRGAVIDIGYNQAEIGFNGATCGILVSIDEQSADIAMGVNKALEAREGGQMDAEEAVGAGDQGMMFGYASDETPELMPAPISFAHKLARRLAEVRKDGTLLYLRPDGKTQVTVEYENGKPVFVDTIVISTQHAPQVGLAQIAADMKEYVIKPVIDAQLLSGKTKYYVNPTGRFVVGGPQGDAGLTGRKIIVDTYGGMARHGGGAFSGKDPTKVDRSAAYAARYAAKNIVAAGLAGKCEIQLAYAIGKAHPVSIFVETFGTGKIPDEKIAELINANFDLRPAGIIKALDLRRPIYKQTAAYGHFGRAELDLPWEKTDKAALLRAQAGI
- a CDS encoding amidohydrolase, with the translated sequence MGVYMGALCGRIKKLCGEIYGQVVEIRHALHQNPELGYKEYQTAALIESYLKKWGVPYSRLPRSTAIIAKADGRAGGRCVAIRADMDALPIQEETGLSYQSRSPGVMHACGHDLHTANLLGVCYIINNLRDEFSGSIKFFFQPAEEIGGGAQEIIDGGGLENPKVAAVLAAHASEGIPVGKIRVKAQETMLASTGFAIALSGRGGHGAAPHQTDDIILAAAKFVAELQSIPSRKHNFLDPSVITVCSIHGGTAGNIIPKELTLSGTIRAQNGRLLPKIEESVKTLLTALEMTTGVKGAAFFRRGSGAVYNDPDLTETFTGAAAKIIGAENILKAEFPVNGSENFFLFSSRVPSVFFHFGVAEEDAVAQYPAHSPFFLASDQSFMTSLPVTAAAALAFLESRQTDPPAATK
- a CDS encoding DUF1847 domain-containing protein; amino-acid sequence: MGEAKTKKDKKALSCSECGVHNCRSLDGEFPEFCLTKASAKENEEALAIYRTHPEYSKAAKASGEVEGIFYRQLTRAEEIIEFAKRIGAKKIGIATCAGLAEEARVFARVVEAKGLASYSVLCKVGATDKTAIGIRPEDKINKGAAHESLCNPILQAKLLNKKKTDLNVLIGLCVGHDALFCRHSDALATTLIAKDRLLGHNPVAALYTAKTYNKQLLAKD